In the genome of Pseudonocardia cypriaca, the window TGGCGGCGGCTCGACGCCGGCACGCGCCGGCTCGTGCTCGCGTGGGGAGCGGTGCTGGCGATCATGAACAGCGTGTTCTACCTGGCGATCGACCGGATCCCGCTCGGCACGGTCGCCGCGATCGAGTTCCTGCCGGTGATCGTCCTGGCCGCGGTCGGCGCGCGGACGCTGCGCAACGGCGCCGCGCTCGGACTGGCCGTCGCGGGCGTCTGGCTGCTCTCGGACGTGCGCCTGGTCGCCGAGCCGTGGGGGTTCGCGTTCGCCGCGGTGAACGCGGTGCTGTTCGCGCTCTACATCGTGCTGGGCCACCGGGTCTCGCGGAACCCGCACGTCTCGGGGATCGACGGCCTCGCCCTGTCCATGCTCGTCGCCGCGGTCGTGGCAGCGCCGATCGGCTTCCTGGACGCGGCACCGGCGTTCGTCGACCCGGTGGCGCTGGCGGCCGGCATCGGCGTGGGCATCGCGTCGTCGGTGATCCCGTACGTGTGCGACCAGCTCGCCATGGCGCGCCTGCCGCGCGGCACCTACGCCCTGATGGTCTCGCTCCTGCCGGCCACCGCGACGGCGATCGGGATCGTCGTGCTCGCCCAGCTGCCGACCGCCCTGGAGGTGGCCGGCGTTGTGCTGGTGGTGGGTGGCGTCGCGGTGCACCGCGAGCGCCGGGCCGCGGCTGCAGCCGGGTCA includes:
- a CDS encoding EamA family transporter, encoding MQANRVPPHAYFVVSAVFHYLGPAFAVLLFARIDVLGVAWLRIAAAGLVFALWRRPWRVWRRLDAGTRRLVLAWGAVLAIMNSVFYLAIDRIPLGTVAAIEFLPVIVLAAVGARTLRNGAALGLAVAGVWLLSDVRLVAEPWGFAFAAVNAVLFALYIVLGHRVSRNPHVSGIDGLALSMLVAAVVAAPIGFLDAAPAFVDPVALAAGIGVGIASSVIPYVCDQLAMARLPRGTYALMVSLLPATATAIGIVVLAQLPTALEVAGVVLVVGGVAVHRERRAAAAAGSARQQ